From one Melospiza melodia melodia isolate bMelMel2 chromosome 4, bMelMel2.pri, whole genome shotgun sequence genomic stretch:
- the LOC134418118 gene encoding DNA/RNA-binding protein KIN17-like, giving the protein MGKSDFLSPKAISNRIKSKGLQKLRWYCQMCQKQCRDENGFKCHCMSQSHQRQLLLAAENPQQFMGYFSEEFRRDFLELLRRRFGTRRVHNNVVYNEYISHREHIHMNATQWETLTDFTKWLGREGLCRVDETPKGWYIQYIDRDPETIRRQQEQKGKKKQDLDDEEKTAKLVEQQVRRGLGGKELEMPVYTELSRENKDEKVTFKLKKGASTSVAASSQTSVLALKMVEDAVKRTGAAHCSGQPKKKMKKSALDEIMELEEEKKRTSRTDYWLQRDIIVKIVTKKLEGKYHKKKAVVKEVIDKYAAIVKVIDSGDKLKLDQTHLETVIPAPGKKVLVLNGGYRGNEAILESINEKRFSVTITINSGPLKGRRVEDIQYEDVSKLA; this is encoded by the coding sequence ATGGGGAAATCAGATTTCCTTAGCCCCAAAGCCATCTCCAACCGTATTAAGAGCAAGGGGCTGCAGAAGCTGCGCTGGTACTGCCAGATGTGCCAGAAGCAGTGCCGTGACGAGAACGGCTTCAAGTGTCACTGCATGTCCCAGTCCCACCAGAgacagctgctgctggctgctgagAACCCCCAGCAGTTCATGGGCTACTTCTCCGAGGAATTCCGAAGGGATTTCCTGGAGTTGCTCAGGAGGCGGTTTGGAACAAGGAGAGTGCACAACAACGTTGTGTACAACGAGTACATCAGCCATCGGGAGCACATCCACATGAATGCCACCCAGTGGGAGACCCTGACTGACTTCACCAAGTGGCTGGGGAGAGAAGGGCTCTGCAGGGTTGATGAGACCCCTAAGGGCTGGTACATCCAGTACATCGACAGGGACCCAGAGACCATTCGCAggcagcaggaacaaaaggggaAGAAGAAGCAGGACCTCGATGATGAAGAAAAAACTGCTAAATTAGTTGAGCAACAAGTTAGAAGAGGTTTGGGGGGGAAAGAACTCGAAATGCCAGTCTATACTGAATTGAGCAGAGAAAACAAAGATGAAAAAGTTACATTTAAATTAAAGAAAGGAGCAAGTACTTCAGTTGCAGCGTCTTCTCAAACAAGTGTCCTTGCACTGAAGATGGTGGAGGATGCAGTTAAAAGAACAGGAGCAGCTCATTGCTCTGGTCAGCCcaagaagaaaatgaagaaatcTGCACTTGATGAGATCATGGAGCTtgaggaggagaagaaaagaaCATCTCGAACAGACTACTGGTTACAGCGTGACATCATTGTAAAAATTGTTACAAAAAAGCTGGAAGGGAAATACCACAAGAAGAAGGCAGTTGTTAAGGAAGTGATTGATAAATATGCAGCAATTGTGAAGGTGATTGACTCTGGGGACAAACTGAAACTTGATCAGACACATCTAGAAACTGTAATACCAGCACCAGGCAAGAAAGTGTTGGTGTTAAATGGTGGGTACAGGGGAAATGAAGCCATTTTGGAGTCCATCAATGAGAAGAGGTTTTCAGTGACAATAACCATCAACTCAGGACCTTTAAAAGGGCGCAGAGTTGAAGATATCCAGTATGAAGATGTTTCCAAACTTGCCTGA
- the LOC134418119 gene encoding peptidyl-prolyl cis-trans isomerase-like 4 — protein MAVLLETTVGDLVIDLYTEERPRACLNFLKLCKVKYYNFCLIYNVQRDFIIQTGDPTGTGRGGESIFCQLYGDQARFFEAEKVPRIRHKKKGTVSMVNNGSDQHGSQFLITTGENLDYLDGVHTVFGEVTEGMDVLKTINETFVDKDFMPYQDIRINHTVILEDPFDDPPGLCVPDRSPEPTKEQLDSGRIGADEEIDDMKGRPADEIEEVRAEKEAKSRAILLEMVGDLPDADIKPPENVLFVCKLNPVTTGEDLEIIFSRFGPIKSCEVIRDWKTGESVCYAFIEFEKEEDCEKAYFKMDNVLIDDRRIHVDFSQSVAKVKWKGKAGQYTKEDFKDYEKECDKPFKFALKEKVKPKRDAKYDLVLDEDIEESHTSQSHLAKKQKQKKHHHCKEDNKRAKKSKESDQKHEEHCREKSKGENRHRHSSRSRYKERDYTYSRQKDKYR, from the coding sequence ATGGCAGTGCTGCTGGAGACCACAGTGGGTGACCTGGTCATCGACCTGTACACGGAGGAGCGGCCCCGAGCATGTCTGAATTTCCTGAAGCTCTGCAAGGTCAAGTACTACAACTTTTGTCTTATTTATAATGTCCAGCGGGATTTTATTATACAAACTGGTGACCCCACGGGAACCGGCCGTGGAGGGGAATCCATATTTTGTCAACTGTATGGTGATCAAGCCAGATTTTTTGAGGCAGAAAAGGTGCCCAGAATCAGGCACAAGAAGAAGGGAACAGTGTCAATGGTGAACAATGGAAGTGATCAGCATGGATCACAGTTCCTCATTACCACAGGGGAAAACCTGGATTACCTTGATGGTGTACATACAGTGTTTGGAGAAGTGACAGAAGGCATGGATGTATTGAAGACAATTAATGAAACCTTTGTAGATAAGGATTTTATGCCATATCAGGATATCAGGATAAACCATACAGTAATTTTAGAAGATCCCTTTGATGATCCACCTGGCTTGTGTGTTCCTGATCGCTCACCAGAACCTACAAAGGAACAGCTCGACAGTGGCAGAATAGGAGCAGATGAAGAAATTGATGACATGAAAGGACGGCCTGCAGATGAAATAGAAGAAGTTCGGGctgaaaaagaagcaaaaagtCGTGCTATTCTTCTGGAAATGGTGGGAGACTTACCAGATGCAGACATCAAGCCACCAGAAAATGTGCTGTTTGTTTGTAAACTGAATCCTGTGACCACAGGTGAAGACCTGGAGATAATATTTTCACGATTTGGTCCCATTAAAAGTTGTGAAGTGATCCGAGACTGGAAGACTGGTGAATCTGTTTGTTATGCTTTCATTGAGTTTGAAAAGGAGGAAGACTGTGAGAAAGCCTACTTCAAAATGGACAACGTGCTGATTGATGACAGACGGATACATGTGGATTTTAGCCAGTCTGTTGCAAAGGTTAAATGGAAAGGAAAAGCTGGGCAGTATACCAAGGAAGATTTCAAGGACTATGAGAAGGAATGTGACAAACCTTTTAAATTTGCTctgaaagaaaaagtaaaaccAAAGCGAGATGCCAAGTATGACCTCGTGTTGGATGAGGATATAGAGGAGTCTCACACAAGTCAGTCACACCTGGctaaaaaacagaagcagaagaaGCACCACCACTGTAAAGAAGATAACAAGAGGGCCAAAAAATCTAAGGAGTCTGACCAAAAGCATGAAGAACACTGCAGGGAGAAGAGCAAGGGTGAGAACAGACACAGGCATTCAAGCCGCAGCCGTTATAAGGAGAGAGATTACACTTACAGTAGACAAAAAGACAAGTACAGATGA